In a single window of the Bradyrhizobium sp. ORS 285 genome:
- a CDS encoding PadR family transcriptional regulator: MRHHHWTSGPSRWDEDHQPRGWGHRERHGRHQGHHGFDESSDDIRMGGRGGGFGPRGPGLFERGRRGGREEFGRGGGGRVFGPGDLRSLLLWLIGEKPRHGYELIKAVEQLVGGAYSPSPGSVYPILNLLEDMGQIEAAASEGGKKLFAITEAGREALKQDEAAIEGLLSRLRIMARTMGGMHPPEQVLQTVQTLKMALKMHRPGWSEAEGKRVSDILMRAIAEIQGDDTTT; the protein is encoded by the coding sequence ATGAGACATCATCATTGGACATCCGGTCCCTCCCGCTGGGATGAGGACCACCAGCCGCGCGGCTGGGGCCATCGCGAGCGTCACGGGCGTCACCAGGGGCATCACGGCTTCGACGAGTCCTCCGACGACATCCGCATGGGCGGACGCGGCGGCGGCTTCGGTCCGCGCGGACCAGGCCTGTTTGAACGTGGCCGCCGCGGCGGCCGTGAGGAATTCGGGCGTGGCGGCGGCGGCCGTGTCTTCGGTCCCGGTGACCTGCGCAGCCTGCTGCTGTGGTTGATCGGCGAGAAGCCGCGTCACGGCTATGAGCTGATCAAGGCCGTCGAGCAGCTGGTCGGCGGCGCCTACTCGCCGAGCCCGGGTTCGGTCTACCCGATCCTCAATCTGCTCGAGGACATGGGCCAGATCGAAGCGGCCGCGTCCGAAGGCGGCAAGAAGCTGTTCGCCATCACCGAGGCCGGCCGTGAGGCGCTGAAGCAGGACGAGGCCGCGATCGAGGGACTGCTCAGCCGGCTGCGCATCATGGCCCGCACCATGGGCGGCATGCATCCGCCGGAGCAAGTGCTGCAAACCGTTCAGACGTTGAAGATGGCGCTGAAGATGCATCGCCCCGGCTGGAGCGAAGCGGAAGGCAAGCGCGTCAGCGACATCCTGATGCGGGCGATCGCCGAGATCCAGGGCGACGACACGACGACCTGA